Genomic segment of Myxococcus stipitatus:
GAGCCACGTGCTCCAACGAGAAGGGCCGCCCCTCCGCCGCCCACCACACGCCCACCTGCGTCACCATTCCAACGAGCGCGTTCGCGTACACCGGGGCGACCTTGGCGTTGAAGCCCGCTCGGCTGAACTCCGACTGGAAGATGTCCCCTACCCGCTGCGCCAGGTCGTCGATGACGCGAGTGAGGCCACGCCGGGCGCTCGACGTCGGTGAGTCACGTGTGAGGACGGCGAAGCCCGCGGGCTCCTCCTTCGCATAGGAGAGGAAGGCCAGCACCGCCCCCTCGAAGCGCTCGCGCGGAGTGCCCTGCGCGATGGCGTCCGACATGCGCTGCACCAGCGTGTCCATCTCCTGCTCCACGATGGCCGCGTACAGGCCCTCCTTCGCCCCGAAGTGCTCGTAGACGATGGGCTTGGAGACCCCCGCCTGCGCCGCCACCTCTTCGATGGCCGTCGCCTCATAGCCTCGCGACGCGAAGAGCTCTCGGCCCACCTCCAGCAATTGGGCGCGCCGCTGCGGCCCCGTCAAACGCTGTTTCTTGGCCACCTTGACCTCTAGGCTACTCAAGCGTAGGTTACTGAATCGTAAGTTACCGGCAAGTAGGCTACCCGCCGGTTTCGGGAGACCTCCGTGTACCTCATCCTCTGCGGGCTCGTCTTCATGGGCGCCTACCTGCTCAATATCCTTGTCATCACGGTGGGTTACCACCGTGGGCTCGCGCACAAGGCGGTGCGGCTGCACCCCAAGCTGCGCCGGCTGCTCGTGGTCGGCGGCAACTGGTTCACCGGGCTGGACCCCAAGGCGTGGGTGGTGATGCACCGGCTGCACCACGAGCACTCCGACACCCCGCTGGACCCGCACTCCCCCGTGAACGTGGGGCTGCTGGGCATCGCGAGCGAGCAGCTGCGCAGCTACAAGCGCGTTATCGTCGGACTGATTCGCGAGCAGCCTGAGTACACGAAGTACGCGAAGGACCTCGACTTCCCGCTCAACGCCCTGAACCGCAAGAACCTCTGGTGGCTGCCGTACGCGGTGCACGCGGGCGTGGGGCTCTCGCTGGCGCTGAGCGTGGGCTGGCTGCTGGGCGCGGCGTACTTCCTGGGGATGATGAGCCACCCGGTCCAGGGCGGCCTCGTCAACGCGCTGGGGCACGCGGTGGGCGGACGCAACTTCGACACCCGCGACAACTCGCGCAACAACCACCTGACCGCCTGGCTCATCATGGGCGAGGGCTTCCAGAACAACCACCACGCCTATCCGGGCTCGGCGTCCTTCTCCCACCACCGCTACGAAGTCGACCTCGGCTTCGTGGCCTGCCTCGCGCTGGAGAAGCTGGGGCTCGCGACCATCGACCGCGCCTACCTCATCCCCAGGCCCGAGGCGCTGGACGCGGCGCGCGCCGAGGCCTGAGTCTCCGAGGCCACCTCACGACGTCAGCGACGCGAGCGCCGAGGCCGCCGCACGGCGCGAACCGTGCGGCTCGCCCCGCCGCCCGCGTAGAAGAGGTCGCCGCCATCCGACTCGAGCCCCGAGACCATCTGCCCCTCTGGCAGCGTGAGCCGGACAAGCACGCGGCCGTCCTTCGGGTCGATTCGTCGGATGTCACTCGAGTCCCCTTCCATCGTCCCGTGCCACAGCTCGCCCTGCACCCACGTCACGCCGGTGACGAAGCGGTTGGACTCAAGGGTGCGCAGGACAGCGCCCGTCTCGGGGTCGAGTTGATGAATCACCCGGCCCCGGAACTTGCCGAGCCACAAGAACCCCTCGGCCCAGGTGAGCCCCGAGTCACCGCCATTGCCGGGCGCAGGAACGGTCTTCACCACCTGCCCCGTCTTGGGGTCGATCTTCCGGATGAGGCCCTCTCCGAGCTGAAACAGATACCGGCCATCGAAAGCGGTCCCCGCATCACAGGGCACGTCGATGGCGCGCACGGGCTCACCGCTCGCCGGGTCGAAGGACTGGAGCTTCTCGCCTCCCGCGAACCAGACGTTCGCGCCGTCATACGTCACGCCATGGACGCGCGAGGCGGCATCGAATGGCCCGTACTCGCGGAGGATCTCCGCTGGCTGTGTCTCTTCCGCCTCGGTCCGCGTCGTGTCCATGTCCGTGCTCCGTCCCTCGCCCCGGGGCCCGCTCTACCCGAAGAGAGTAGACGTCGGGAGTAACAAAGTCGTCGTGAAGCCGCTGACAGGAGGCGCCACCCAGCGCCGCGCACGGCCACTGCCCAGCGCGCGGACCTGTCCATCTTCCGCCAGCGAGGAAAGCACGCGCTGCACCGTCCGCTGACTGGCACCGAGCACGAGCGCGAGCGCCGAGGTCGACCAGTGCTCGCCATCCGCGAGCAGCGCCAGCACCACCCCGCCCGTCCCATCGACGGGTGGCGCGAGGACCCGTACCTCCACCGAGGACTTCGGAGCCAAGGCAAAGCCCCGCGGGGTGGCGTGGATCTCCGCCAGGTCACGCAACTGCGCCCTCAAGCGGCCCAGTTCGACGCGCAGGCGCGCACGATAGGAATCATCCAGACGCCGCGCCCCGAAGACGTGCCGGGCGAGGTCATCCCGTGTCGCCGCACCGGGCCAGGCCTCGGCCAGTCCGCGCAGGAGCTCGAACAGCACGGGGCGCGTGGCCAGCGTCACCACTCGCGCCCCCACGTGCACCGTGCGACGGCAGGCGTTGACGACGAGGTGCTCCGAGCCCAGCAACGACTCGACCTCATCGAGCAGGACCCACCTCACCTCGCCCCGCGCGATGACTCGCCCGGCGGGGAGGCTCAGGGCACGAGCGGCATGCTCGACCTCGGCATCGAGCGAGGGGATGCGCGCACGCACTGTGGCGCTCCGCACGTGTCCGAGCGCGACACGGGCCGCACGGGCGGCACCGCGTCGCAGCGCCACCTCGAGCTCCAGCAGATGCGCGACCGCCGACAGCACCGCGGACGCACCGCGGAGGTCGAGCTCCGCGACAGTCCGCGCGGCTTCATCGACACGCCCCAGCAACAGGGCTCGCCGCGCCTGCAACAACCGCGTGTAGCGCGCGTTCCGCGAGTCCCCGTGGCGAACGAAAGTGCTCAGCGCTTCGTCGAGCGTGAGGTCCGCGCCGCCGAAGTCCCGAGACGCGAGGGCCACCTCCGCCTCCGCGACCTGGCAGCGTGCCCGCGCGAGGTCGTCGCTGGAGCCGAAGGCACGAGCCGCGCGTCGCAGGAGCTGCGTCGCCTTCGCGAACATGCCCATCTGCGCCATGGCGATACCTCTCACGGCCAACGCCGGCGCGTCCTCTCTGAGCGCCACACGCTGGAGTGCCCCCAGGGGGTCACCCTCCCCCAGAGCCCGAGCCGCCGCCGTGATGAGCGCATCCATGACGCACATCCTCCAGCCACCCTCCCGCGTTGGGAAGCCCGTCGTCTTTGTTACTCCCTGCCCTCGCACCCGCTCCATTACCTCTGAGGCCATCCACCCCATGGAGGAATCACCGTGCCCCCCATCAAGACGGAGTCGAGAAGTGAGTGGCTGGCCGCGCGCCAGGAGCTGCTGGCGAAGGAGAAGGCCCTCACGCGGATGCGCGACGAGCTGAGCGCCGCGCGCCGCACCCTGCCCTGGCTGCGAGTGACCGAGCCCTACGTGTTCGAAGGCCCCGAGGGCAAGCAGACGCTGTCGCAGCTCTTCGCGGGCCGAAGCCAGTTGCTCGTCTACCACTTCATGTTCGCCCCCGAATGGGAGACCGGCTGCAAGAGCTGTTCGTTCTGGGCGGACTCCTTCAACGGGGTCGCCGAGCACGTGAGTCAGCGGGATGTGAGCTTCGTCGCCATCTCGCGCGCGGAGCTGCCGAAGCTGCAAGCGTTCCGACAGCGCCTGGGCTGGCGCTTCAAGTGGGTGTCCTCGCATGGGAGCGAGTTCAACTACGACTTCCAGGTGTCCTTCCGAGCAGATGCCGTAGCGCGTGGCGAAGCCATCTACAACTACGGGCCACTGCCGAATTCCAACTCGGACATGCCGGGCTTCAGTGTCTTCGCGAAGGACGAGCGCGGCGACATCTTCCACACCTACGGGACCTACGGACGAGGCATCGAGCCCGTCAACGCGGCCTACCAGCTCCTGGACCTCCTCCCGAAAGGCCGAGATGAGGCCGGGCTGGCCCACCCCATGAGCTGGGTTCGCTTGCGGGACGAGTATGGCCGTGGAGCCTGAGAAGCGGCGTCCGGCGGTGCGCGCTCCCGCGTTGTCGCTGGCCCTGGGGCTCCTGGCCGCGCTCCTGCCGAAGTGTCCGCTGTGCCTCGTCGCGTACCTGCCCGTGCTCGGATTGACGGTCGGCGCGGCGGGAACCCTCAGCGCGATGCTCCGTCCCGCGGGCATCGCGGTGGTGGCCCTCTCCGTGGGTTTCATCCTGGTTCGTCGCCTGCGCAATCCACAGCGAACGACCTGACCCACCACGGCCCCGTCACCCGAGGGTGAGGCGGGGCCTGGTGTCAGGAGACCTCGAGCCGCGCGCCTCAAGGCACGGCGCCCAGCTCGCGCTCGACCTTCTCCACCAGGACCAGCGCCTCCTGCAGATGCCGCGAGGAAGCCACGTTGCGCGCCTGGCGCAGCCGTTCCTCCACGAGCGCCTTCTCTCCGCGCAGCGAGTGCGCCCGGCCCATCTCCAGCAAGGTCTCGACCGCGGACCACCAGTCCTCGTGGGTCTCCGCGTTGGAGAGGGCCTGCTCCAGATGGGGCAACGCGGAGGGGACATCTCCTCGACGCAGGTGGAGCCTGCCGAGGGACGTCCGGGCCTCACGCTCGCCCGCGGGGTCCTTCACCGCTCGCGCCAGGGTGAGCGCCTTCTCGGAGAGGACCAACGCCTGCGCATCCTTCGGGTCCTTTCGCGCACGCACATTGGCGAGGGCGGTCAGGGCGAACATCTGCCCCGTGGTGAAGCCGACCTGCTCCCGCAGCCGCAGGGAGTTCTCGTACAAGGAGATGGCGGAGTCGAGCTCGCCCCGGTCCTCGGCGAGGGAGGCGAGGTGGCGCAGGTTGTAGGACTCCATCAGGACATCGTTCGCGGCGCGGGAGAGCAACAGTCCTTGCGAGTACGTCGCCCCCGCGGCCTCGGCCTGCCCTTGGAACTGCTGGGTGAGGCCCCGGTAGAACAAGGCATCGAGGCGCCCTCGCGAGTCCCCCGAGGCGGCGGCGAGCTCCTGGGCCTGCTCGAAGAACGCGGCGACGTGGGCCCACTCCCCCTTCCCCGTCAGAAGCACGATGGCGTAGTGGTAGATGCCCTCCGAGTTGAGCGCGGCGACCCGGGCCCTCGCGTCACCGGACTCCTCGGCGAGGCGGCGGGCTCGGTGAAGCACCTCGAGCACCTGGGGGCGCTCCATGCCCGTCCGGTGGCGGAGCATCCGGGACATGACCCGGCCCTGCTGCGCGAGGATGAGGGCCTCGCCCCCCACGTCCTTCAGGAGCCGGGCGCGCTCACCCGCGAACTGACCGAGCGCCACGGCATCGTCATAGCGGCTCTCCAAGTCATAGGCCTGCATCAAGATGACGGCCGCTTCGCTGAACGCGCGGCCCTGCTCGGCGCCCGTGCCCGCGCTGGGGGCCTGAGCGGACCTGCTGGTCGCGCAAGCGGTGACGAGTGACACCAATCCCACACAGATGAGCTGCCTCATGTCCCAGTCCTCCCGGGAGGCGTCGTGCCTCCCATCGCGGACACGAAACTAGGGACGGACTCGCGCCATGGGGCGCCGATGGGATGAGACGCGGAGCGGAGGGACGAGACGCGGATGGGAGAGGACGAGTGCCTCGCTGTCGGAGCCCCCGCGAATGAGGTTACCCTCTCCGACATCATGACGACCGAGGAGAGACAGCAGCTCGTGGAGCGCGCGCGGGGCTTGCTGACGCAGCACCTGGCCCGCTGGGAGGAACCCGCGCCGTGGGCGAAGAACAGGGACTCGAGCTACGGGCAGCTCACGGTCGCGGTACGCCAGGCGCTCGCGGGGGACCCGGGGGCGATTCCGACGCTGCGCCGGGTGTTCGGCGAGCCGTTCTTCGCCAGGACCAACTCCCACAATGAATACGGGCTGGCGTCCCTGGCGCTCGCACTGCTCGGAGACCGGGAGTCGCTGGAGCGCATCCGAGCGGTGATGCCCATCAACCTGAACCGGGAGACCCGGCCCCTCGCCCTCGCGCTGCTCGAGGAGCCTTCTCCACGAAGCAACGACTGACACCCCACCCGCTCACAGCGGATGGCCGAGCACCTGCTCGAGCCGAGCCCGATACGTGCGGCTCAACGTCAGCTCCTGACCGTCTCTCAGGACCAGCCTGTGGTCTCCCGACAGCGTGGGTGACAGGGAGACAATCCGGTCCACGTTCACGAGCGCGGAGCGGTGCACGCGGGCAAACCGTCGCGACGGCAGACGGCCCTCCAGCTCCGCCATCGTCTCGCGCAGCAGGTGTGTCTCCGCGCCGACGTGCAGCGTGACGTAGTTCCCCGCCGACTCCACCCAGTCCAGGTCATCCACGGCCACGAGCAACGTGCGAGTCCCTGTCTTCACCACGAGCCGCTCGGTGGGGGGCGTCGGCTCGGGCCGCAGCTCCTGGAACATCCGCTGGAGCTGCTGCCGCAAGTCCCCAGGAGGCGCCGCCAGACGCTCGCGCACCCGCGTCAACGTGCGCCGGAAGCGCTCCACCGTGAACGGCTTGAGCAGGTAGTCCACCGCGGCGGCATCGAACGCTCGCAGCGCATGCTGCGGCCAGGCCGTGACGAAGACAACCACCGGAGGCGTCCCCTGCCCCACCTCCGCCAGCACACCGAACCCATCCCGCTCCGGCATCTCCACGTCGAGGAACAGCAGCGCGGGCCGCTCACGCGCCAGCACCTCCAGCGCCTCCTGCCCATCCCCACACTCCGCCACCGGATGCAGGTCCGTCTCCGAGGCCAGCAGCATCCGCAGCCGCTCGCGGGCCAACGGCTCGTCATCGACGATGAGCGTGCGGATGCTCATGACCGCGTCCTCCGATAGGGCATCGAGAGGGAGAGGAGGAACCCGCTCGGCACACGCGCCTTCCACGTCACGGATTGCTCGACTCCATGCAGTCGCTCCAGCCGCGCTCGCGTGGCCCCCAGCCCGATTCCCTCCTCCAGCTCCGTCCGTCCCGCGGGCGGCCCCACTCCGTCATCCTCCACCTCCAGCGCCAGCCTCGCGCCATCACGGCGAATGCGGACCCAGACCTTCCCGGGCCCTCTGCGCGGAGCAATGCCGTGCCGGATGGCGTTCTCCACGAGCGGCTGGAGCAGCAGCGAGGGCACCAGCCCATCCCGAGCCTCCTCCGCCACCGACACCTCCACCTGGAGCCGGTCGGAGAAGCGCGTGCGCTCGATGTCCAGATAGGGCGCGAGCAGCTCCAGCTCCTCCGAGAGCGGCACCTCGTGGCGCCCGTCGCGCTCCAGGCTCGCGCGAAGCAGCTCACTCAGCTGCCCCACCATGCGGTCCGCGGAGTCCACGTCCCGGTGCATCAGCGTGGAGATGGCATGCAGCGTGTTGAACAAGAAGTGGGGCTGGAGCTGGCTGCGCAGCAGCTGGAGCTGCGCCTGTGCGAGCTGCGCCTCGAGCTGCGACGCGCGCACCGCCTCCTCACGCATCCGCCGTGCGTACGCGACCGCCGCCTCCAGCCCCACCAGGGAGAAGTAGACGAGCAGGTCGAAGTCCGTCGTCTTCGACGCGATGAACAGGAAGTAGCTCCACGCGCCGGCCCAGCCGCCGCTGGCCTCCACCACGAGCCACTCGCGCAGCACCGCGAACAGCCCCAGCGCGAGCACCGCGAAGCCCACCCCAGGCACCAGGTGCATCGGCAGCTGCACGAACCAGGGCTTGCCCGTCGCGCGAATCCGACGCGTCACCGCCAGGACGAACGGCGTGAGGACCGCCCAGGCGTACCAGACACACGCCCCCGTCAGCAGGGCCTCGCCCAGGCGAGGTGGCTCTCCTCGCGAGGCCCGATATACGAACAGCTGCGCCCCGTAGAGCAGCGCGAGCACCGTGTACCCGGCCAGAATCACCGCCGGCCAGAACCCTCGTGGGGACAGCCTCCACCGGGCTCCGGCCCCCGAGGCAGCGGCGGAGGACTCGGCGGTCCATGACACAGAAGGGCTCGTCGACATGGCGAATGGCGGCGACTCTAGCCCCTTCTCGCGCCCTTTGACGAAGCCCGGTCCATGCGGCCCTCCGGTGCACACACCTCGTGCCCCCGAGAACCACGCCCTCATGGGACGAGGGCAGGGCCTGGTGGAGTCAGCGCTTGGGAGTCTTCGACCACCACGGAGTCTCCAGGGCGTCCTGCTCCATCCGAATCCCCGGCGCGCGGCGCACATGCTCCCAGAACCGGCGGCCCACATCCTTGTCGAGGAGCTTGAAGTCCCCCGCCTTCTGTCGCTGCTCGAGGAAGGGAGGATAAGCGCCCACGGCCTCGGGGCCCGCCTGTTGGAAGATGATGTCACCGCCGAACTCGCGGTGCAGTGAGCGCTGCACCATCCACGACAGGACCGCGCCTTGGGCCACGTCGTCCTCGATTTCATTCAGCGCATCCGCCCCGAGGTCCTCCTCCTCGGATTGAAGGCGCAGGTCCCGCTCCGTCGACTCCTGCGCGGACTGGAGTGACTTGCGCTGCTCGGGAGACAGGTCCACGCGCCCGAGCTCCGCGCGCAGGCGGTCCCGCTCCGCCTCGAGCTTTCCGCGGCGGTCCCTTACGACTGCGGAAGACACAGCGCGCACGGCCTCGAGGTCCTGTTTCGAAGGGACAAGGCCCTTTCGCCTGGCATGGTCCCGAAGGAGCGGGCCCAAGAGGAGCTCCTGAAGCCTCTGCATCTCGGAGGCGGACTCCCAGCGCGCATAGTTCTCGGGACTCAGCGTCGCGCGCCTGGCCTGTCGCTCCGATTCCTGTGGCCTGAGGGCCGCCCGCGAAATCTCACGGCCCAGGACCACGGCCACGGGCTTGTCGACCTCGGCCGGAGCCGAGGCCAGGGCGTCGGTCCGTGCCACCAGCAGGAGCAGCCCACAGACACCCAGAGCCCAGAGCCCCTTGAAACCCTTTCGCATGCACATTCCTTTCAGGAAGGGAGGAGAGGCACTGCATCCAACGTGCCTCCACGGTTCTCTTTGCAGCCTTGTAGAGAGCCGTGCACACCCAGACAGTTCCTCGCGTGGAGTGTGCAACGAGCTGCACACCCCTTGCACGTCCGCGCGGCGTCCCTCTCACTCCGTTGAGCGGTCGCCCGTGGGTGGAGACAAGGATGGAGGCACGGAGTCCCCCAGCTCGGCGTCGGACAGGAGCCGGTAGCCGAGCGTCCTGGCCGCATCCAGCTTGTCGACGTCGACGCGGACCTGCTGCCCTTCGGGTGTCCGAGCGCTGACCTTGCCCTCGGAGACGAAGGCCCACCGCGTGGAGCGAGGGACCTGCGTCATCGCGAGGTCCGAGGAGACGTAGGTCACGAGCCCGGACTGGACGTCGAGGATCCGCACCAGGTTGGCCGGTGGAGCGGCGGAGTCCTTCTCCGAGGTGTCACGGCACGTGACGACGCCCCGGACCCAGCCGCGCTTGTTGCGGGTTCGGCCCGCCGCGCGATTCGCCCGGGGACGTGAGCCGCGAAGGAGCACTGACATACACGGCCCATGACTTCAGTCTTTTGGGGTCGAGCCTGTTCAAGGTTTCCCCTAAGCCGGTCCGCTCCGTCTGGCAATACCACCGGAGGGGGACGGGCCGCGCTTGAGCCACGAAGCCCGTGCGCTACCGTGAAGGTTCCGCGGCGGATGGCCGCGCCCGACCTGGGGAGAACAACATGGGGCTCGGTGAAGATTTGCGACTGCTCTCGGAGCAGGTCCGTAAGCGACAGGCATTCATCAAGGGCGAGGAGGCCACGAAGCAAGCCCTCATCCTCCCTTTCATCCAAGCGCTGGGCTACGACATCTACGACCCGACAGAGACCCAGCCCGAGTACGTCGCCGACTTCGCCAAGAAGCGCGGCGGTGTCATGGAGAAGGTCGACTACGCCCTGCATCTGAAGGGACAGCCCTCGCTCTTCATCGAGTGCAAGGCCGCGGACGCCGCTCCGGAAGACCACGACGGACAGCTGGCTCGCTACTTCAATGCCACGCCCTCGGTCCGCCTCGGCATCGTGACGAACGGCACGCGCTATCGCTTCTTCACGGACCTGCAATCCCCCAATGTGATGGATACGACCCCCTTCCTGGAGTTCAACGTCCTCGCCTTCACCGACCGGGACCTCGACCTCCTCCGCCCCTTCACCAAGGAGTTCTTCGACGCGTCCTCCATCCAAGGACATGCCGAGGAGATCATCTTCGTCGGAAAGGTCACCGCACTCATCAACGAGCTGTTGCGCAATCCCTCGGAGAGCTTCGTCCGGTTCCTGCTCACGGAAGTCGAGCTGGTTTCAGGACGCGTCACTCGCAGCGTCGTCGAGCGCTTCATCCCCATCGTCAAGAAGTCCATCCAGACGACGCTCCTCGACATGATGACGAAATCGATTCAGCAGGAGATCGCCCAGCCCAACGCGCAGAACGCCCCCGCGCCCGGCCCGCCGAGCCCCGCCGAGGCCCTCCAGCGCGCAGCCGAAGCAGGCGAGTCGGCGCCCCAGATAGAGACCACCGAGCTCGAGTTGGAGATCTTCCGAATCGTCCAGAAGCAGTGCGCCGAGTCCACGCTCAAGCAGACCATCGGATACAAGGACTCGACCACCTACTTCGGCATCAACCTGGGCAAGGTGACGTCCTGGTTCCTCCGGGCCTTCACCAACGGGAAGAAGAAATCGCTCGTCACGCGACTGCCCACGGAGCAAGCCGCGCTGCTCGCTCCTGGGTTCGAGGTGGAGACCGCTCCTGACGGACTCGGCAAGAGCCGCGTCTTCTTCAACGCGTCCAGCGACATCGAGAAGCTCAGGGCCCTGGTGCTCGTCGCCTACGAAGAGGAAGCGAAGCGGCAATCCAGTGGCACCACCGAGGGTGGCGCCACGTCCGAGAGCACTCCCACCCCCTGACACCACCAGGAGCGCGCGCCCGGCATGTTTCCGGAAGCCACTGAAGGACCTGGGCTGCGCTTCCACCGCGCGGTGCGGCATGATGCCCACCTCGTCGCCTTGTCCGGGGTCCCTCGATGAAGCGCCTTCCCATGCCTCTCGTGCTGTTCCCGCTGCTCACCACGCTGCTCACGGGAGGTGCGCGGGCGGAGGAGCTGACCGTGGCCTCGATCACCGTCATCCCCAAGCCGGAGACCGAGCCCAGCTACCCGCAAGAGGCCATCCGGATGCCGTTCATCACCCACCGCAACCCGGAGCTGGCCGCTCGCATCAACGACAGCCTGTTCATCAGTCGGTTCAAGGCGCGAGCCCCCGCCAAGGCCGAACCGCAACTGTCCGCTCCCGAGTACGACCTGGCGGGGCTGGCCCGTCAGACTTTCGCGGTGACACGCAACGATGCCCGGCTGCTCACGATCCGGTTCGACGCCGAAAACTGCGGCGCCTACTGCGAGCCGTACAGCGTGGCCTACAGCTTCGACGTGAAGACGGGCCGACTGCTCAGGTCCCAGGAGCTGTTCACTCCCGCCGGCGTCCGCGCACTGACCCGCCGCATGCATCAAGAGAAGAAGCGCCGCTATCGCGCGCAGATCGCCCAGGCTGAAAAGACGCTGAAGGCCGCACGCAAGAAGAAGGCGGATGACGAGACGCTCACGGACCTCGCGGAGCGCGTGGACGTCAACCGCGCGTGCCTGACCCAACTCGAGGAGTTCGAGGACGAGATGCTCCGCGGGTCCTCCTTCCACGGCCGCTGGGAGTTCAAGAGCGGGAATGCCGTCTGGACGGATGGCCGCTGCACCAACCACGCCTGGGGCGGACTCGATGACGTCGGC
This window contains:
- a CDS encoding type I restriction endonuclease: MGLGEDLRLLSEQVRKRQAFIKGEEATKQALILPFIQALGYDIYDPTETQPEYVADFAKKRGGVMEKVDYALHLKGQPSLFIECKAADAAPEDHDGQLARYFNATPSVRLGIVTNGTRYRFFTDLQSPNVMDTTPFLEFNVLAFTDRDLDLLRPFTKEFFDASSIQGHAEEIIFVGKVTALINELLRNPSESFVRFLLTEVELVSGRVTRSVVERFIPIVKKSIQTTLLDMMTKSIQQEIAQPNAQNAPAPGPPSPAEALQRAAEAGESAPQIETTELELEIFRIVQKQCAESTLKQTIGYKDSTTYFGINLGKVTSWFLRAFTNGKKKSLVTRLPTEQAALLAPGFEVETAPDGLGKSRVFFNASSDIEKLRALVLVAYEEEAKRQSSGTTEGGATSESTPTP
- a CDS encoding sensor histidine kinase, whose translation is MILAGYTVLALLYGAQLFVYRASRGEPPRLGEALLTGACVWYAWAVLTPFVLAVTRRIRATGKPWFVQLPMHLVPGVGFAVLALGLFAVLREWLVVEASGGWAGAWSYFLFIASKTTDFDLLVYFSLVGLEAAVAYARRMREEAVRASQLEAQLAQAQLQLLRSQLQPHFLFNTLHAISTLMHRDVDSADRMVGQLSELLRASLERDGRHEVPLSEELELLAPYLDIERTRFSDRLQVEVSVAEEARDGLVPSLLLQPLVENAIRHGIAPRRGPGKVWVRIRRDGARLALEVEDDGVGPPAGRTELEEGIGLGATRARLERLHGVEQSVTWKARVPSGFLLSLSMPYRRTRS
- a CDS encoding LytTR family DNA-binding domain-containing protein; this encodes MSIRTLIVDDEPLARERLRMLLASETDLHPVAECGDGQEALEVLARERPALLFLDVEMPERDGFGVLAEVGQGTPPVVVFVTAWPQHALRAFDAAAVDYLLKPFTVERFRRTLTRVRERLAAPPGDLRQQLQRMFQELRPEPTPPTERLVVKTGTRTLLVAVDDLDWVESAGNYVTLHVGAETHLLRETMAELEGRLPSRRFARVHRSALVNVDRIVSLSPTLSGDHRLVLRDGQELTLSRTYRARLEQVLGHPL
- a CDS encoding helix-turn-helix domain-containing protein; translation: MDALITAAARALGEGDPLGALQRVALREDAPALAVRGIAMAQMGMFAKATQLLRRAARAFGSSDDLARARCQVAEAEVALASRDFGGADLTLDEALSTFVRHGDSRNARYTRLLQARRALLLGRVDEAARTVAELDLRGASAVLSAVAHLLELEVALRRGAARAARVALGHVRSATVRARIPSLDAEVEHAARALSLPAGRVIARGEVRWVLLDEVESLLGSEHLVVNACRRTVHVGARVVTLATRPVLFELLRGLAEAWPGAATRDDLARHVFGARRLDDSYRARLRVELGRLRAQLRDLAEIHATPRGFALAPKSSVEVRVLAPPVDGTGGVVLALLADGEHWSTSALALVLGASQRTVQRVLSSLAEDGQVRALGSGRARRWVAPPVSGFTTTLLLPTSTLFG
- a CDS encoding thioredoxin family protein, which encodes MPPIKTESRSEWLAARQELLAKEKALTRMRDELSAARRTLPWLRVTEPYVFEGPEGKQTLSQLFAGRSQLLVYHFMFAPEWETGCKSCSFWADSFNGVAEHVSQRDVSFVAISRAELPKLQAFRQRLGWRFKWVSSHGSEFNYDFQVSFRADAVARGEAIYNYGPLPNSNSDMPGFSVFAKDERGDIFHTYGTYGRGIEPVNAAYQLLDLLPKGRDEAGLAHPMSWVRLRDEYGRGA
- a CDS encoding acyl-CoA desaturase, translating into MYLILCGLVFMGAYLLNILVITVGYHRGLAHKAVRLHPKLRRLLVVGGNWFTGLDPKAWVVMHRLHHEHSDTPLDPHSPVNVGLLGIASEQLRSYKRVIVGLIREQPEYTKYAKDLDFPLNALNRKNLWWLPYAVHAGVGLSLALSVGWLLGAAYFLGMMSHPVQGGLVNALGHAVGGRNFDTRDNSRNNHLTAWLIMGEGFQNNHHAYPGSASFSHHRYEVDLGFVACLALEKLGLATIDRAYLIPRPEALDAARAEA
- a CDS encoding glutamine cyclotransferase, which codes for MDTTRTEAEETQPAEILREYGPFDAASRVHGVTYDGANVWFAGGEKLQSFDPASGEPVRAIDVPCDAGTAFDGRYLFQLGEGLIRKIDPKTGQVVKTVPAPGNGGDSGLTWAEGFLWLGKFRGRVIHQLDPETGAVLRTLESNRFVTGVTWVQGELWHGTMEGDSSDIRRIDPKDGRVLVRLTLPEGQMVSGLESDGGDLFYAGGGASRTVRAVRRPRRSRR
- a CDS encoding TetR/AcrR family transcriptional regulator: MAKKQRLTGPQRRAQLLEVGRELFASRGYEATAIEEVAAQAGVSKPIVYEHFGAKEGLYAAIVEQEMDTLVQRMSDAIAQGTPRERFEGAVLAFLSYAKEEPAGFAVLTRDSPTSSARRGLTRVIDDLAQRVGDIFQSEFSRAGFNAKVAPVYANALVGMVTQVGVWWAAEGRPFSLEHVARHVAALGWMGLRHLPREPAALGARTKGKSKG